A window from Cryptomeria japonica chromosome 1, Sugi_1.0, whole genome shotgun sequence encodes these proteins:
- the LOC131858165 gene encoding putative leucine-rich repeat receptor-like serine/threonine-protein kinase At2g24130 has protein sequence MAYLHHDCSLPVVHCDLKPSNVLMDENKTAHVADFGIARLMSSTDSASSKYGLRGQVSTKSDVFSFGVVILEMVTSKRPTDDMFTGNKALPNWVRTTYPEALEKVVDREMVGDEWRVEGSIESTEQGSWLTSLIGMALRCTRYSPAERPTMREVEGVLERIVNGAAYGNLEGYPSVQSLLISGYGFSHLNSGTSSSSS, from the exons ATGGCATATTTACACCACGATTGTTCTCTTCCTGTTGTTCACTGTGACTTGAAACCCTCAAATGTTTTAATGGATGAGAACAAGACAGCCCATGTGGCCGATTTCGGGATTGCCCGTCTAATGTCTTCCACCGATTCTGCAAGCAGCA AATATGGATTGCGGGGCCAAGTCTCGACCAAGAGCGATGTTTTCAGTTTTGGTGTGGTCATCCTTGAAATGGTGACAAGTAAGAGGCCCACAGATGATATGTTCACTGGAAACAAAGCTTTGCCGAATTGGGTGAGAACAACGTATCCTGAAGCACTGGAGAAGGTGGTGGACAGAGAAATGGTAGGTGATGAATGGCGTGTGGAGGGATCCATTGAATCCACAGAGCAAGGTAGCTGGCTGACTAGTTTGATTGGAATGGCGCTGCGGTGCACTAGATATAGTCCAGCGGAAAGACCAACAATGAGAGAAGTGGAGGGTGTACTTGAACGAATTGTGAATGGCGCAGCATATGGCAATTTAGAGGGATATCCATCAGTGCAGAGTTTATTAATTTCAGGATATGGTTTCAGCCATTTAAATAGCGGCACATCATCTTCATCCAGTTAA
- the LOC131858166 gene encoding receptor kinase-like protein Xa21 translates to MIDLSHNSLTRDIPVEISSFHSLTFYLNISHNSLTGRLPSLGVMQHIQAIDISANKLSEPIPGDIGSCVELQYLNLTKNKLNGRVPTSIGQLKSLKVIDLSFNNLSGPVPLTIANITMLRLLNFSYNNLNGSVPNQGAFRNLSGASFLRNPGLCAASGWLNLPNCTSARTRSNGFNRKVVVIVSIGTFLALCFILGVFYTFFRDTKRAPFTNSLLETTFTQISTQELHRATDGFSATNLLGMGSFGPVDRGLLSDNTLVAVKIFDQDPKNPYKNFYKDCRILRIIRHRNLVKVLSCCSTLEFRALVLQFMSKGSLEQQLHQDCRLTSKM, encoded by the coding sequence ATGATTGACCTCTCACACAACAGCCTTACCCGAGATATCCCTGTGGAGATCTCAAGCTTCCATTCACTGACATTCTACCTCAATATTTCACACAATTCACTTACAGGAAGATTGCCTTCACTGGGAGTAATGCAACATATTCAAGCCATAGATATCTCTGCTAATAAACTCTCAGAACCCATCCCTGGAGATATTGGGAGTTGCGTGGAACTGCAATATCTGAACCTGACCAAAAACAAGTTGAATGGAAGAGTGCCAACATCGATAGGACAGCTCAAAAGCCTTAAGGTCATTGATCTGTCCTTCAATAACCTATCAGGACCAGTGCCACTAACTATTGCAAATATCACTATGCTTCGCCTTCTGAATTTTTCCTACAACAACTTGAATGGATCAGTTCCCAATCAAGGAGCATTCAGAAACCTTAGCGGAGCATCATTTCTGAGAAATCCTGGATTATGTGCAGCCTCAGGCTGGTTGAATTTACCAAATTGCACATCTGCCAGGACTCGTTCAAATGGATTTAACAGGAAGGTTGTCGTTATTGTTTCAATTGGCACTTTTTTGGCATTGTGTTTCATTTTAGGCGTATTTTACACCTTCTTCAGGGACACGAAAAGAGCACCATTCACAAATAGTTTATTGGAAACAACTTTCACGCAAATATCCACCCAGGAACTTCATAGAGCAACAGACGGATTTAGTGCTACTAATTTGCTAGGGATGGGTAGCTTCGGTCCGGTTGATCGAGGACTACTATCTGATAACACATTGGTAGCTGTTAAGATATTCGACCAGGACCCTAAAAATCCATACAAGAATTTCTACAAAGACTGCAGAATACTGAGAATAATCAGACACCGCAATCTGGTCAAAGTCTTGTCCTGTTGCTCAACACTAGAATTCAGGGCTCTGGTACTCCAGTTCATGTCAAAGGGAAGCCTCGAACAACAGCTGCACCAAGATTGCAGGTTGACTTCAAAGATGTGA